The segment CTGGGTCCCCTGGTGGCGGCGGCGGGAGTGCCGGTGGCCAAACTGTCCGGCCGCGGTCTCGGTCATACCGGGGGAACCATTGACAAGCTGGAATCTTTTTCAGGGTTTGACACCGCCTTGACCACAGCGGATTTTGTCCGGCAAGTCAATGAGTTGGGTGTGGCCGTGATGGGACAGACCGCCGATCTCACCCCGGCGGACAAAAAGCTCTACGCCCTTCGGGATGTCACAGCCACCGTGGATTCCATCCCTCTGATCGCCAGTTCCATCATGAGCAAAAAGATCGCCGCCGGTGCCGATGCCATTGTCCTGGATGTCAAAACCGGAAGCGGGGCATTTATGAAAGAGGAAAAGCAGGCGCTTGAGCTGGCCCGGTCGATGGTGGAAATCGGCCATCGGATCGGCCGGCGGACCGTGGCGGTGATCAGTGATATGAGTCAACCGCTGGGATATGCGGTGGGTAATGCTTTGGAAGTGAAGGAAGCGATTGAAACTCTGAAAGGCAACGGTCCCCGGGATCTGACGGAACTCTGTCTCACCCTGGGGGGACAGATGGTGACCTTGGCCGGAATGGCGGCTTCAGCGGAGGAAGCTGAGGAGAAGCTGAGGGCAGCCATCGATGACGGTTCGGCTCTGGAGCGTTTCCGTCGGTTTGTAAAAGCACAGGGAGGAGACGTCCGGGCGGTGGAAGAGCCGGATCGGCTGCCGGAATCTCCGGTGCAATTGCCTGTGGAATCCCCTGATCAAGGGATTGTGACCGCGTTGGATGCGGAGGCGATCGGCTTGTGTGCCATGCAACTGGGTGCCGGCCGAAAGACCAAGGATGATTCCATCGATTACGGTGTCGGGGTGGTCCTGCGTAAAAAAATCGGGGATGTTGTACACAAAGGGGAAGCGTTGGCCGTTCTTCACGCCAACAGCAGAGAAGAGGCTGAAGCGGTGCGGGAGCGTTTCTTGAACGCCGTCACCCTTGGAAGTCAACCGGTGACACCTCCGCCCCTGATTCGGGAATTGGTTGCAGATGCGAAGGTTTCATGAGTAACTATTTCGCCGGGCGGTTGCCCGGCTTTTTCTTTTGCCAGATCTGGAATAATCATCCTCGCCTCCGCCCACAATAAGGATACGAGAAGGAGGGAAGCCTCGATGCGAGCACGTTTGTGTGTGTGGGTACTGTTGTTGTGTCTGCCCATTGCGGCAGGTCCCACCTCGGTGTGGGCGGCGGAAGACGGGTTGGCCCCCAGTTCCAAATCGGCGGTTCTGGTCGATGCGGATACCGGAACCGTGTTGTATGAAAAAAACAGCCGGGAAAAACTGCCGCCGGCAAGCATCACCAAAATCATGACGATGCTTTTGGTGATGGAAGCGTTGGAGAAAGGCCAGATCTCCTATGAAGACCGGGTGCGTACCAGTGAATATGCCTCCTCCATGGGAGGGTCCCAAATTTTTCTGGAAACTGGCGAAGTCATGAAGCTGGAAGATCTGCTAAAAGCGGTGGCAGTCGGAAGTGCCAATGATGCTTCGGTGGCTCTCGCCGAACATTTGGCGGGAACGGAAGAGCGGTTCGTGGAAATGATGAACCGGCGGGCAGAAGAGTTGGGCATGAAAGACACCCGCTTTCAAAACCCCAATGGCCTTCCCGCATCTGACCATTATTCCACGGCGCGGGATATTGCGATCATGTCCCGGGAGTTGCTCAAACACCGGGAAATCACCAGGTTTACGAAAACCTACGAGGATTATTTGCGTAAAGAGAGTAAAAAGCCTTTTTGGTTGGTGAACACCAATAAGTTGGTGAAGTTTTACGAAGGATTGGATGGTCTTAAAACAGGATTTACGAGGGAAGCGGGATTTTGTCTTGCCGCCACCGCCAAGCGTCGGGATTTGCGGGCAATTGCCGTGGTCATGGGTGAACCGGATGTGAAGGCTCGAAACCGGGAAATCACCCGCATGCTGGATTTTGCATTCAATCAATACGCCAACCGGGTGATTTACAAACCGGGTCAATTGATCGGCAAACTTCAGGTGGATAAGGGAGAAAAAAGCATGATCGAGGTGCGTTCTCCCCAACAGTTCAGCGTGTTGATGAAAAAAGGGGAGAATGCCGACGATTACCGGACGAAAATTCGCTGGGAAAAGCTGAAGGCACCGGTCAGGAAAGGGCAGCTCCTGGGAGCTGTGGAAGTGGAGAAAGACGGAAAAACAGTGTCCCGGATGGAGTTGGTTTCCGCCCGGGAGATCCCCAAAGCGGGAATGTGGACCATACTGAAGCGAACTGCCAGGAAGCTGTTTTTCATTCCCGATGAAACACCTGCCGCCGATCCCGGAACTTAAAACCGATTCCGCCCGTCCCCGGACGGGCGGAATCGGTCTTGTCGGTCTTTCCCGATTTTTTTCTATTTTTGTCATAAGGGAGGAACCTCTTCTGGAATCGTAGAAATGGAAAGCAACCGGGTTTTACAGACGACAAGGGGGAAGAGAGATGAGCTTGCATGTGGAGATTTCACAACAGCGGGACGTACTTGTCGTGCGTCTGGACGGGGAGTTGGATCATCATTCAGCAACAGAGGTGCGGGAGCGAATCGACCGGGAATGGTCCAAAGGAATCCATGGACATCTGGTTTTAAACTTATCCAAACTCACCTTTATGGACAGCTCGGGACTTGGAGTGATCCTGGGTCGTTATCGCAGAATCTCCGAAATGGATGGAAAAATGGTTCTCTGCGCCGTCCAACCTTCTGTGTACCGCTTGTTTGAATTGTCGGGAATGATGAAAATCCTTCCCTTTTGCGAGGATGAGCAAACAGCTCTCAATGTCTGCGGGGTGGCATCATGAGTACAGTACATACCAATTTCATGGAGATGAGGTTTGCCAGCCGCTCGGAGAACGAATCCTTCGCCAGGGTGGCGGTGGCCTCTTTTGTTTCCCAACTGGATCCGACGATGGAAGAGTTGACCGATATTAAAACGGTGGTTTCAGAAGCGGTCACGAACGCGATTATTCACGGTTACGAGGAGAGGACAGACGGTGAGATCACGATCCGGACCGAAATCGACGGGAACCGGATCAGCATCCAGATCGAGGATCAAGGGGTGGGCATCGCGGATGTGGACAGGGCGCGTCAACCTCTGTTCACCTCCAAGCCGGAACTGGAACGTTCCGGGATGGGCTTCACCATCATGGAAAATTTTATGGATCAAGTGGAAGTCCTCTCTGTTGAAGGGAAGGGAACGAGTGTACGTATGGTGAAAGATTTGAAAACCCACCGACAGGCTGTGGGAAACTGAGGGCGGCCCATGGA is part of the Kroppenstedtia eburnea genome and harbors:
- a CDS encoding pyrimidine-nucleoside phosphorylase, coding for MEAVELIRKKREGQALTSGEIRFLIQGYAQGSIPDYQMSAWAMAVCLRGMNARETADLTMEMVRSGEEVDLSAIEGIKVDKHSTGGVGDTTTLVLGPLVAAAGVPVAKLSGRGLGHTGGTIDKLESFSGFDTALTTADFVRQVNELGVAVMGQTADLTPADKKLYALRDVTATVDSIPLIASSIMSKKIAAGADAIVLDVKTGSGAFMKEEKQALELARSMVEIGHRIGRRTVAVISDMSQPLGYAVGNALEVKEAIETLKGNGPRDLTELCLTLGGQMVTLAGMAASAEEAEEKLRAAIDDGSALERFRRFVKAQGGDVRAVEEPDRLPESPVQLPVESPDQGIVTALDAEAIGLCAMQLGAGRKTKDDSIDYGVGVVLRKKIGDVVHKGEALAVLHANSREEAEAVRERFLNAVTLGSQPVTPPPLIRELVADAKVS
- a CDS encoding D-alanyl-D-alanine carboxypeptidase family protein; translation: MRARLCVWVLLLCLPIAAGPTSVWAAEDGLAPSSKSAVLVDADTGTVLYEKNSREKLPPASITKIMTMLLVMEALEKGQISYEDRVRTSEYASSMGGSQIFLETGEVMKLEDLLKAVAVGSANDASVALAEHLAGTEERFVEMMNRRAEELGMKDTRFQNPNGLPASDHYSTARDIAIMSRELLKHREITRFTKTYEDYLRKESKKPFWLVNTNKLVKFYEGLDGLKTGFTREAGFCLAATAKRRDLRAIAVVMGEPDVKARNREITRMLDFAFNQYANRVIYKPGQLIGKLQVDKGEKSMIEVRSPQQFSVLMKKGENADDYRTKIRWEKLKAPVRKGQLLGAVEVEKDGKTVSRMELVSAREIPKAGMWTILKRTARKLFFIPDETPAADPGT
- the spoIIAA gene encoding anti-sigma F factor antagonist encodes the protein MSLHVEISQQRDVLVVRLDGELDHHSATEVRERIDREWSKGIHGHLVLNLSKLTFMDSSGLGVILGRYRRISEMDGKMVLCAVQPSVYRLFELSGMMKILPFCEDEQTALNVCGVAS
- the spoIIAB gene encoding anti-sigma F factor, whose translation is MSTVHTNFMEMRFASRSENESFARVAVASFVSQLDPTMEELTDIKTVVSEAVTNAIIHGYEERTDGEITIRTEIDGNRISIQIEDQGVGIADVDRARQPLFTSKPELERSGMGFTIMENFMDQVEVLSVEGKGTSVRMVKDLKTHRQAVGN